Within the Chryseobacterium geocarposphaerae genome, the region CAAAGCATTTGCCATGGAACAATATTCGAGTGGTGTTCAAGATAAGAGATGATAATTTCATCATCTTTCTTCAATTTCTGAGTTAAAATATAAGAGACAAGGTTTAATCCTTCTGTTGTTCCTTTTGTAAAAATAACTTCGAAATCATGCTTAGCATTGATGAACTTCTGAATTTTTCTTCTTGAAAGCTCCATTTCTTCTGTTGCTAATTGGCTTAATGTATGAATTCCCCTATGCACATTAGCATTAATCTCTGTGTAATATGTATTCCAAACCTCTAAAACCGAATTAGGTTTTTGAGATGTTGCCGCATTATCTAAGTAAACTAAAGGTTTACCATTCACCTTCTGATCTAATATAGAAAACTGACTTCTGATTTCCTGAATGTCAAACATTTATTAAAATTTTAAATTAAAACGTCCTTATTTAGAACTCTTCAAATTTACGGCTTTTTCTTAATACTTGCTGTTAAACAAAAGCAAAAAGCACTTCTGTTTGAAGTGCTTTTTATATTTCAAATATTGATTAAAATTCAATATCTACTTCTAATTTTTCAGCCAAAAGCTTAGAAATTTTTTCTTTCAGAGGTTCAATATCGATGTTCTGCATCGCATCGTTGGCAAAAGCATATAAAAGCAATGCCTGAGCTTCTTTTTTAGAAATTCCTCTCGCTCTCAGATAGAACAATGCATCTTCATTCAGCTGTCCTACTGTACAACCGTGAGAACACTTCACATCATCCGCAAAAATCTCCAGCTGAGGTTTTGTATCGATCGTTGCTCCTTCGCTTAATAAAACGTTATTATTTTGCTGATAAGCATTCGTTTTCTGAGCAATTTTATCTACAAATACTTTTCCATTGAAAACCCCGTGAGATTTCCCGTCGAAAATACCTTTGTAATTCTGGTAACTTTCACAATTCGGCTGATTATGGTGAACCGCCGTGTGGTGATCGACCAACTGATCTTTCCCGATAATGGTGATCCCGTTCATGAATGAGTTGATATTCGACCCGTTCTGAATGAAATCCAGGTTGTTTCTTACCAATTTACCTCCGAAAGAGAAAGTATTCACAGTCGTTAAACTGTCTTTTTCCTGTTTTGCGAAAGTATTGTCAATTAAATAAGAAGTATCATTATCGTTCTGTAACTTATGCCAATCTGCTTTTGCATTCGGATACGTGAAAATTTCAGTTACAGAATTTGTTAACACATAGGTACTGTCAAAATTATGATGACTTTCAATGATCTCTACTTTTGCACCCTCTTCTACAATTAATAAGTTTCTTGTATTATAGAATGTATTTTCTTCCTGATTCTGAGAAATGTAGAAAACATGAATCGGTTTTTCAATCACTACATTTTTAGGAACTTTCAAGAAGAAACCATACTTACAATAAGCTTGGTTCAAATTGGTAAAAGCTGATTTGTCGCCAGCAATTGTATTGAAATATTTGTCGAAAACATCTTTATGCTTCTCATCATTCAATGCGTAATTGAATGAAAGAAACTCAACATTTTCAATTGAAACTTTTGATAATTCTTTATGAAGTTTACCGTTTACGAAAGTGATCCAGTCAAAATTTTCTTCGCCCAAATGCAACTGATCCAGCTGCTCTTTGGTGATATTGTGACTTTCTTTAGGGAAAAAATTATATTCCTTTTCAGTAATCTCCTTTAAGCTGGTATATTTATATTCTTCGTCTTTTTTTGTCGGAAAACCAACACTCTCGAATCGCTGAAGAGCTGCTTTTCTTTCTTCATCTAAAAATCTGTGATGAAGACTCTCCAAAAATTCATTATGGTTTTCTGTAATCTGTTCTTTTAATGCCATTACTGGTATATCTGTGGTTTGCACCATTTTTCCTTTTATTTGAGCTAAAATATTGTCATTCCGGAGAATGAGGAATCTAATTGTATGATTAGAGATTCTTCATTTCGCTACGCTTCATTCAGAATGACAACGAAAAATTTTTAATCTCTGTGACAGTTGATTTCTTCTTAGTTAAGAAGCCAGTCATACCCTTTTTCTTCAAGTTCCAACGCAAGAGATTTGTCACCGGTTTTGATGATTTTTCCGTTTGCCAGAACATGAACGAAGTCAGGCTGAATATAATTAAGCAATCTCTGATAGTGTGTAATCAAAAGAACTGCGTTTCCTTCATTTTTGAACGCATTTACACCGTCTGCTACGATTCTCAATGCATCAATATCTAATCCTGAATCGGTTTCATCAAGAATAGCCAATTTCGGATCCAGCATCATCATCTGAAAGATCTCATTTCTTTTCTTTTCACCTCCTGAGAATCCCTCATTTAATGATCTTGAAAGGAAATCTTTTTTGATTCCAAGCTTTTCAGATTTTTCGCGGATTAAAGCCAGCATTTCTTTTGCAGGCATTTCTCCCAATCCGTTTGCTTTTCTGTTTTCGTTCATCGCCGCTTTGATGAAGTTCGTTACAGAAACTCCCGGAATTTCTACCGGATATTGGAAAGAAAGGAAAATCCCTTTGTGCGCTCTTTCTTCAGGAGCATCTTCGATGATATCCTCACCTCTGAAGATGATTTCTCCGTCTGTAACCTCATAATCTTCTTTTCCTGCGATCACAGAAGAAAGAGTAGATTTACCGGCTCCGTTCGGCCCCATGATAGCATGAACTTCTCCCGGCTTTATTTCAAGATTGATACCTTTTAAAATTTCTGCGCCATCTTCAATTTTGGCGTGCAAGTTTTTTATATTTAACATACATTCAAATTTATCGCAAGGTCAAACTTTGAGTATATCCTTTGTAACACTAAACCACAATTAACAAAGGCATTAACGCTAGCGAATGAAATATTATTTTATTCTTTTTTTAAACATTAAAATTGAAATCAACCTTAATGTGTTGTTTGTCATTTCGACGAAGGAGAAATCTATTTTTTTAATAAAGATTCTTCACTTCGCTTTGCTTCGTTCAGAATGACAAGACGCCAAACTGTCTGAAATTGAAATTTTATCCTACAGAACCTTCTAAAGAAATCTCAAGTAACTTCTGAGCTTCAATAGCAAACTCCATTGGTAATTTATTTAAAACTTCTTTACTGAAACCATTTACGATCAAAGCAATGGCTCTTTCTGTATCGATACCTCTCTGGTTACAGTAGAAAATCTGGTCTTCCCCGATTTTCGAAGTCGTTGCTTCGTGTTCCAGCTGTGCAGAAGGATCTTTGATCTCGATATAAGGGAAAGTATGTGCTCCACATTCGTTCCCCATCAGCAAAGAGTCACACTGAGAAAAGTTTCTTGCTCCTTTTGCAGTCGGCATTACTTTTACCAACCCTCTGTATGAGTTGTTTGACTTTCCAGCAGAAATCCCTTTAGAAATGATGGTAGACTTTGTATTCTTTCCGATGTGGATCATCTTTGTTCCTGTATCTGCATATTGGTGATTATTGGTCACCGCGATTGAATAAAACTCTCCAACCGAGTTATCTCCTTTCAAAATACAAGAAGGATACTTCCACGTTACTGCAGAACCAGTTTCAACCTGTGTCCAGGAGATTTTTGCATTCTTTTCGCAAAGCCCTCTTTTCGTTACAAAATTGAAAACTCCCCCTTTTCCTTCTTCATTACCCGGATACCAGTTTTGTACGGTTGAATATTTAATTTCAGCATTATCCATTGCGATCAGCTCAACAACAGCTGCGTGAAGCTGATTTTCGTCTCTTGATGGTGCTGTACATCCTTCAAGATAAGAAACATAACTTCCTTCATCCGCAATCACAAGCGTTCTTTCAAACTGGCCTGTTCCTGCCTGATTGATACGGAAATACGTAGACAATTCCATCGGACATCTTACTCCTTTTGGAATATAACAGAAACTTCCGTCAGAGAATACTGCAGAATTCAGTGCCGAATAGAAATTATCTCCTCTCGGAACTACTTTTCCAAGATATTTTCTTACTAAGTCCGGATGATTTTTGATCGCCTCAGAAATAGAACAGAAAATAATTCCTTTTTCCATCAATGTCTCCTGAAAAGTCGTCTTTACCGAAACTGAGTCCATTACAATATCTACAGCAACTCCTGAAAGTCTTTTCTGCTCTTCGATATTGATCCCTAATTTTTCAAAAGTTTTGATCAATTCAGGATCTACTTCATCAAGACTCGCCAATTCTGGTTTTACTTTCGGAGCAGCATAATATTTGATTGCCTGAAAATCAGGTTTCTCATATTTAATATTGGCCCATTCCGGTTCTACCATTTTCAACCAGATTCTGAAAGATTCCAAACGCCATTCTGTCATCCATTCCGGTTCCTCTTTTTTCGCAGAAATCGCACGGATGATATCTTCATTTAAACCAATCGGGAAATCTTCGTAATCGATCTTTGTTTCCCAACCGAATTCATATTTTTTATTTTCTAGATCGACTCTTAGATCGTCTTCAGTGTACTTTGACATTAATTAAATAATTAAAAATTAAATGATTAAAAAATTAGCTTCGTTTTTTAACATCAGTTTTAGAGAGATAATCAATAAATTTTGATAATTGTCTTGAAACCAATTTACAATCATTAATTAAATCTTGTGTGTCCTCCTCATATAAAACCGAGCAAAGATGTAACATATTTCTTACTTCTCCACAACTGCCTTTAGAATATTTTAAAAATCTAATAAACTGGGCATTATTGTTATACTCGCTTCCTTCCGCAATATTATTTGAAATTGACAAAACCGCTCTTTTGATTTGGTTACTCAATTCAAATTCCCTCTTATATTTATCTTGATTTAAAAGATTAAAAACATTTTTTGTAAGATTAACAGCTAATTGATAAACTTCAAATTTTTCGAATTCATCCGCCATTTACTAATTTTTTAATCCTTTAATCTTTTAATAACTATAAGCTGAAAGATTCTCCGCACCCACATGTTCTTGATGCGTTCGGATTGTTAAAAACAAATCCCTTTCCATTCAAACCTCCTGAATATTCCAGAGTGGTACCCGCTAAATAGAGAATTGATTTTTTATCTACAATAATTTTAATGTCATTGTCTTCAAAAACCTGATCTGTGTCTGTTTTTTCGTTGTCGAACTTCAAAACATATTCTAAACCAGAGCATCCTCCGCTTTTCACCCCCACTCTTATATAGTCTTCAAAAGGTTTAAAACCATCTTCTGTCATCAGTTGGATGGCTTTTGCTTTTGCTTGATCTGATACTTTTATCATTGTATTTATTTAGAATGATTTAATAATGCAAAAATACGAACTAATTTCCGCAATCTCAAATTGAAGATATCTATTTTAATGATTCTGTTAGTAATAAGATTATTCTTAACAGCTTGGGTAATGTTAAAAAATATATAATTTTTTCCTTTCAAATCTGCAGATTCCGTTTTTGATTTAACTTTAAACAATATTTTTTATCTATTAAAAAAATTAGCAGTGAAACAGAAACTACTTGTTTTCCTTGTATTGTTTTCAGTAATAAAGTCTTACGGACAGACCACGAGATATATTTATGAAACTTCGGTAAACCCCGATTCGATCAATCTGGTAACGATGAAAACGGAGAGAACTTTCCTGGATGTAAAAGCAAACCGATCATTATTCATTAGCGAAAATAAATTAATACAGGATTCTTTATTTGCATCTTTTAAACCTGAAGAAAACAGAAAAAAAGAAGAGAAAGATCTTTCAAAATCCGAAAAGATAAAAAGACCAGAAGCAACTTTCTTTGAATATTTCATCACGAAAGAAATTCCTGAACAAAAAGTTTATTACCATGACAAAGTAGGTATAAAGCAAATTTATTATCAGGAAGACCGTCCGATACAATGGGAAATCACCAGTGACACTGGAAAGCAGAATGGATATTTGGCTCAAAAAGCGGTTGCGAATTTTGGAGGAAGAGTCTGGACCGCATGGTTTACAAAAGACATTACTATTTCAGACGGACCTTATAAATTTTCGGGCCTGCCCGGACTTATTGTAAAATTAGAAGATGATAAAGGAGATTACAGGTTTGATCTTGTAACGAAAATGATTCTTCAAAATGCCTTTGAAGAACCAATAAGCGCTGATGCGAAACAAAGTACCAGAATTAATTTTAATGGTGACAAGGCTGCCCTGAAATTGGAATTTTCGAAAAACAGAAAAAACATGGCCGGAAATGGAGACGGAATGCAAAATTTCCGAGGTGGAGGACGACGAGGCGGCGGTATGAACGGAAGCGGAATGCCTGGAGGAATGAGTGGAATGCAAGGCGGTATGGGACACCATGGCGGAATGGATGAGGGAATACAACAGATGCCAAGTATGAATTCAAATGGCAACAGTTCTCCAATAATGAGCACAGCCCCTCAAAACCCAATTGAATTAAAATAAAAAATATAAATCAATGAAAAAGTTAGGAATGATAGCTTTAGCGTTATTCATGCAGACAGCTTTTGCACAAACCAACAGATTTGTGTACCAGGTGACCATGAAACCTGATGCTTCCAATAAAAATGATGTGAAGACCGAAAATGCCTACCTGGATATTTCGGCAGAAAAGTCTCTTTTCTATTCTGAAAACAGATTTAAAAGAGATTCTATTATGCAAAAAGCCTTTCAAAGTGGAGGCGGAAGGGGAAGTTTCAACAGAGATCAGATGGAAAGTCTGAGATCGAACATCAACTACTCTATTGAAAAAGATAAGGAAAATCAAAAGACAATTTATAAAGACAGATTAGGTCGGGATATTTATGTATATGAAGAAGACCGTCCGATTAATTGGAAAATTTCTTCTGAAACGACCAAAATCGGAGATTATAAAGTTCAGAAAGCCGAAACAGAGTTCGCAGGGAGAAAATGGACTGCTTGGTTTACTACAGATTTACCGTATCAGGATGGCCCTTATAAATTCAGCGGACTTCCGGGACTTATCGTTAAAGCCGAGGATGACAAAGGGGATTATTCATTTGATTTGATGAAAAACTATAAAATCTCAGAAATTCCTGCTTTAAATCAGTTTGGAAATGTGATTAAAGTAAAAAGAACTGATTTTGTAAAACAACAGGAGAAGTTTAAAACAGATCCGATGTCATTCATGAATCAAGGCGGCGGTGGAGGAATTTCTGCTCCGATGAGAATTGGCGGAGGCGGTGGAAATCAAAACCCCGGTGATATGAGAAAGAGAATGGAAGAAAGAGTAAAAGAAGAAGCTAAAAGAAACAGCAATCCGATAGAACTGCAATAAATAAAAAAATCCTGAAGAAAATCTTCAGGATTTTTTTATTTTTGATTAATTACCTAAAATTTGATTAAAGGTATTCCCCTGTCGTATATCTCCGGTATTATATCCTTTCATAAACCATTCTTTACGCTGAGCGGAAGATCCGTGCGTGAAGCTTTCCTGATTTACATATCCCTGTGATCTTTTCTGGATATTATCATCTCCCACCGCTTCTGCAGCATCTATCGCAGACTGAACATCTCCCGGTTCCAATATATGTTCTCTATTATCCGTTTGTTTTGCCCAAACCCCTGCATAAAAATCTGCCTGGAGTTCTGTAGCAACTGAGACTTTATTCACCTGTGCTTCAGAATAATTTCCGCTTGTTCTTACTTTGTCTGTTTTACCCAGAGTACCCAAAAGATTTTGCACATGGTGTCCCATTTCATGAGCCATCACGTAGGCAATGGAGAATTCCGTTACTTTGGCTCCGAAGCGTTGTTCCAGTTCTTTAAAAAAACTCATATCCATATACACCGTCTGATCTACAGGACAATAAAAAGGTCCCATTGCAGATTGAGCCGTTCCACATCCGGATTGCGTGGTATTTTCAAATAAAACGACTCTTGCAGGAGTATATTTTATTCTGTTTTCAGCGAAAATTTTAGTCCAGGTTTCTTCATTTTCGGCGGTTACCATTTGAACAAATTCTCTCACTTTAAGTTCATTCGCATTAAGTTCCCGTTGCTCTGTCTGTGCTCCTCCATTTCCCATATTTCCTGAAGAAAGAATGGAGGAAGGATCTCCTCCCAAGAAAAATACAATTGCTGCAATGATAAGCGTACCAAGACCTCCTCCTACAATTGCTCCGCCACTGCCAGAACCTCGCCTGTCTTCTACGTTACCGCTTCTATCGTCTGTCCATTTCATATTTTAGTTTTATTTTATATGTAAATTTAAAATAATATCATTACTAAATAATTACTTTTGTGAAAAATTAAAACTAAAGTGAAAAAAAATCTAATTTTCTTTTTGTTATTGGGAATCGTAAGTTTAAACTCATGTAATGAAGAATCTAAGGAAGATGAAGTGAGCAGTATCGACAAAAACGCGTCTATTGAAACAGAACTTTCAGTAAAGCATATCGATACCGCAGATGTTCTCATCACCAAACACAAGATCTGGAAAAATAATAAACTTTTTAAAGAGATTATTAAAACAGATACCATTCCTTCCTTAGGAGACACGCTTGTTACTGCAGAAGACAATGATGGCTATGAGCAAAGTGCGAAAACCAAAAAAGATTACGAATTTTATATAACCGTTCAGTAATGAAAAAATCAAGTTCTATAAAATTGCTTTTTGTAACGGGACTTCTTGCTTCATGTACCCAAAACAAACCTGAAGATCAATGGAAGAATGAGAAAAAAGTATACATGAGATCTGATTCTACGGCCTCCTATACCAGAAGCCACGGCTTTATGCCCGGATATTTTTGGTATCATGCATTCAGACCTTACGGTTCTTTTCACAACGGTTCTTATCAAAGGGCTGGATATTACAGTGATGCCATCAGCTCCAAATCAAATGTAGGCAGAAGTACTTACAAAGGAAATGTGGTAAGAGGCGGATTGGGCAGAAGCGGATTTAGAGCATCTTCATAAGTATGGAAAGAATTACATCGGGTTTCCGGAAAAACTGGGAGCATAAACTTGAGAATTTAGGCTTCGGATATCATTCTTTGGAAGGTCTTTATTGGGATGAAAGCCATTATTATCAATTCTCATCAGAAGAAATCAACACCATAGAAAATGCGACTGCCGAGCTTTGGCAAATGTGTCTTGAAGCGGTGGATTATATTATTGAAAAAAATCTTTGGTACCGGTTCAATATTCCGGACTGGTTTAAAGACTATATCATTACAAGCTGGGAAGAAGATCATCCTTCTATCTATGGCAGATTTGATTTCGGTTTTGATGGCAAGAATCTAAAGCTTTTAGAATTTAATGCAGATACTCCAACATCGCTATATGAAGCATCCGTAGTACAATGGTACTGGCTTCAGGAGATGTTTCCGTACAAAGATCAGTTCAATTCCATTCATGAAAAGCTGGTTGATTACTGGAAGTATCTTAAAAACTATATGAATCCTCATTATATTTATTTCGCATCGCTTACCAATATTGAAGATGTAACCAATGTGGAATATTTAAGGGATTGTGCCACTCAGGCCGGTTTTGATACTGAATTTATCGCGATTCAGGATATCGGATGGGCGGAAGATATTGAGGAATTTATTGCCGGAGATAAAACCATTATGGAATATATTTTTAAATTATATCCTTATGAATGGATTCTTGATGATGGTTTTGGAGAAAAGCTCGTTAAAAACGGTTTCAGATCTCAATGGATAGAACCTGCATGGAAATTACTGCTTTCATGTAAAGCGATCCTTCCCATTCTTTGGGAACTGTATCCGAATCATCCTTATCTCCTTGAATCATATTTTGAGCCAAAGCATCTGAAGGATTTTGTAAAAAAGCCGATATATTCCAGAGAAGGAGCGAATGTCACTTTATTTAAAAATAACATTCCTTTAGAACAAAACAGTGGCATATATGGAAAAGAAGGATATATTTATCAGCAGCTTTTTGATCTTCCTAATTTTGATGAGAACTATCCTATTATCGGAAGCTGGGTCATTGGTCAGGAACCTGCCGGAATTGGAATCAGAGAATCGGTTAATTTAATTACCAATAATCAGAGTCGATTTATTCCCCATCTTATAGATTAAACAATAAAAAAGGAGCTTAAATTAAGCTCCTTTTTCTTTTTATTATCAATTAAGAATGTCCAAATCCGATGTTTCCTTTTTTTCCGGATAAATTCTTCTTAAAATCGATCATTCTCAGCGCAGTAACCGCCGCTTCCACTCCTTTGTTTCCAAGATCTCCTCCACTTCTTGCAATGGACTGCTCTTTTGTATCGTCTGTCAGTACACAGAATATGGTAGGTGTATCGGTAAGAACATTACAATCCTTAATACCCTGAGCTACTGCAGAGCATACAAAATCAAAATGAGGAGTTTCTCCGCGAATCACACATCCAATTGCAATCACTGCATCATATTTTCGTTCTTTACAAAGCTGCATACTCGCATAGTTTAACTCAAATGCTCCGGGAACTGAGAAAAGGCTAATATTCTCTTTTTTCACTCCTTCTTTTTCAAGAATTTCCAGTGCTGCATCACGAAGATTGTACGTTACAAAATCATTCCACTCAGAAAAAACAATGCCGATTGAAAATTCATCGGCATTCGTTATATGAAGTGGCTTGTAATCGGAAAGATTAACTGTTGCCATGTTTTAATAATATTTAGTCATTTCAATATAAGAATCAGACATTCCGTTGTCGTAGTCCTGATATTTTTCGTCAATTGTAGCAAAATACTTTTTAGCTTCAGCATTTTTCTTAAGACCTAATGCTACAATTCCTGCTTTTCTTGTGAAATAATAGCTTGTGTAAGGATCATCAGAGGCAGAAGAAGCTTTATCTAATAAGGTAAGTGCTTCATCATTCTTGTTAAGACCAGATTTTGCATCTGCCATTGCTCCATACTTCATGGCCATCAATGTTTTATTGTCTGAAGAGAATTTATCTAAAAGATCATATGCCTCCTGAAACTTTCCTTCTTTAAATTTCAATAATCCTGCATTGTAAGCAGAAAGTTTTCCTACTTTAGTTCCGGAATAGTTTTCATACGTTCCTAAAAACCCAGGATTAGCAGCAGATTTACCACCAAGAGCTTCTTTATCTTTTCCTTCAGCAGCATATTTCTGTGCAGCAAGGTAACTTTTCACAGCTTCTACGTTCTTTGGAGCTTCTACAAATTGCTTATAGCCAAAAAAACCTAAAACTCCCAAAATCAAAACTCCGAAAACGATTCCTATTTGTTTTGAGTATTTTTCAAGAAATCTTTCAGTGTTTAAAGCTTCTCTGTCAAGATCTTTAAAAAATTCTACTGTTTCTTTACCTTCTTGCTCATTGTGAGCATTCTTTTCCAATTTTGCCATAAGTTTTTAAAAATTGAACTGCAAATTTAATTGTTTCTTAGTGATTTACAAAATACTTTGTGCGTATTATTAATAAAAGTGAATAAATAGTATATGGAGGAAGTAAATTGCTAATCGCCATTTATAAAAAAAGCTTCATAAATCGCGTTTATGAAGCTTTAATTATGTTTTGAAAATTTTTAGTATTCTAAAATATGATAGATTTCTGCGTCGAACTTTTTCAGTTTTTCATCTCCATTCAATCCTTTCAATCCGATCAGGAAACTGAATTGTGAAACCTTTGCACCTTGTTTCTCAACTAATTTCGCAGCGGCTTCTGTAGTTCCGCCTGTTGCTAAAAGGTCATCGTGAATCAAAACTCTTTGTCCGGGCTTTATCTGTCCTTCACGGGTTTCAATGATAGCACTACCGTATTCGAGGTCATATTTTTCTGAAATAATCGGTGGCGGAAGCTTTCCTGCTTTCCGGATTAAGATAAACGGAACTTCCAAAGCAACCGCAATGGCAATCCCGAATAAATACCCGCGGCTTTCAATTCCGCAAACAGCATCTATTTTCCCTTTGCTGAAAGTTACCAAATCCTCTATTACTTCTTCATACAGTTTTGGATTCAGAAATATCGGCGAAATATCTTTAAACTGAATTCCTGGAATGGGAAAATCAGGGATATTTTCAATTGTCCTTTCAAGTTTCTTTATAAGGTCTTGTGAAGCCATTTACGGGTTTATTTTATAGCTGGAAATCTTCCAGTCGCCATTTACATTTTTAAGCCCGAAAGTTACCTTCAATGAAGTTGTTTTTCCGTTTTTATCGGTAACATCGTAGGTTGCATTTACACTTGCCGAATTTGTGCTGGTTCCGTTAGTCGTAATATTTTTAACGCTTACATTTTTCACTGCTCCGAATCCTGAATTCGGATTTGAAAACGATTCATAGCTTCCCCAGCTTGGATTGCTTGATGCATTATAAGCTGCTTTAAGGTTTTGTGAGCTTACATTATTTAAAAAGCTGTTTACTGTAGATCTTGGATCAGCTGTCGGCTGTTTAGGAGCTGCAGGCGTTGCAGGTGTGGCCGCCGGATCAGTAGGCGTTGTCGCTGGTGTTGCTCCAGGATTATTCGGATCTACTACAGCAGGATCCTGATTAACCGCAGTAGAGTCTACTTTAGGAACTTCCGGAACTTTCAATGCTGCAGGATTAACATCCAGTCCGATCTTAGACATCTTGAAGGTCTTAGCAGTTGTTTTTACCGAAACAGTGATGTCAATTTTGCCATCAATTACTTTAGCGGCAGGAATTGATGAAAACTTTAAATTAAATCCTTTAAAATTGTTATCCTGCATCAGGTTTTTAGCCGTTGCCAGCTTCACTCCGTTGCTGAAGACTTCAAGGGTTGCTTCTAAACCTGCTCCTGTAAAAGATACCGGATTTCCAGCATTATCTACCAATCTCGGAACAATTTGCAGAGCAGTCGGCGCTCCGGTTCCGTCATCTCCTGTAGGTCTTGTAAGAATGCTTAATGAGTTTGCTCTTACATCATTCGGATCACTTTCTTTTGCTTTATCATCCCCGAAAATATTCATTTCACCTAAAGAAGGCGGTGCTGTACTTGCCCACTCTATCCCGTTTTTCTGAGCCACTTCATCTGCCATAGCCATAATTTCCGGAACTTTTTTGCCGTTAATTAACTGTCCCAG harbors:
- a CDS encoding glutathionylspermidine synthase family protein translates to MERITSGFRKNWEHKLENLGFGYHSLEGLYWDESHYYQFSSEEINTIENATAELWQMCLEAVDYIIEKNLWYRFNIPDWFKDYIITSWEEDHPSIYGRFDFGFDGKNLKLLEFNADTPTSLYEASVVQWYWLQEMFPYKDQFNSIHEKLVDYWKYLKNYMNPHYIYFASLTNIEDVTNVEYLRDCATQAGFDTEFIAIQDIGWAEDIEEFIAGDKTIMEYIFKLYPYEWILDDGFGEKLVKNGFRSQWIEPAWKLLLSCKAILPILWELYPNHPYLLESYFEPKHLKDFVKKPIYSREGANVTLFKNNIPLEQNSGIYGKEGYIYQQLFDLPNFDENYPIIGSWVIGQEPAGIGIRESVNLITNNQSRFIPHLID
- the ribH gene encoding 6,7-dimethyl-8-ribityllumazine synthase yields the protein MATVNLSDYKPLHITNADEFSIGIVFSEWNDFVTYNLRDAALEILEKEGVKKENISLFSVPGAFELNYASMQLCKERKYDAVIAIGCVIRGETPHFDFVCSAVAQGIKDCNVLTDTPTIFCVLTDDTKEQSIARSGGDLGNKGVEAAVTALRMIDFKKNLSGKKGNIGFGHS
- a CDS encoding YfgM family protein gives rise to the protein MAKLEKNAHNEQEGKETVEFFKDLDREALNTERFLEKYSKQIGIVFGVLILGVLGFFGYKQFVEAPKNVEAVKSYLAAQKYAAEGKDKEALGGKSAANPGFLGTYENYSGTKVGKLSAYNAGLLKFKEGKFQEAYDLLDKFSSDNKTLMAMKYGAMADAKSGLNKNDEALTLLDKASSASDDPYTSYYFTRKAGIVALGLKKNAEAKKYFATIDEKYQDYDNGMSDSYIEMTKYY
- a CDS encoding adenine phosphoribosyltransferase, translating into MASQDLIKKLERTIENIPDFPIPGIQFKDISPIFLNPKLYEEVIEDLVTFSKGKIDAVCGIESRGYLFGIAIAVALEVPFILIRKAGKLPPPIISEKYDLEYGSAIIETREGQIKPGQRVLIHDDLLATGGTTEAAAKLVEKQGAKVSQFSFLIGLKGLNGDEKLKKFDAEIYHILEY